In Nocardioides conyzicola, one genomic interval encodes:
- a CDS encoding CoA-binding protein, with protein MTSATSSWQDPEAIRFMLDDCETWAVVGLSGNPTRTAYAIAAMLQGRGKRVVPIHPSAATVLGEQGYATLADVPFPIDVVDVFRRSEAAGEFADQAVAVGARAVWFQLGVVDEGAFARTTAAGLPMVMDTCPAIEWRGRG; from the coding sequence ATGACGTCCGCGACCAGCTCCTGGCAGGACCCGGAGGCGATCCGGTTCATGCTCGACGACTGCGAGACCTGGGCGGTGGTCGGGCTGTCCGGCAACCCGACGCGGACGGCGTACGCGATCGCCGCGATGCTCCAGGGACGTGGGAAGCGGGTCGTCCCGATCCACCCGTCCGCCGCGACCGTGCTCGGCGAGCAGGGCTACGCGACGCTCGCCGACGTCCCGTTCCCGATCGACGTGGTCGACGTGTTCCGGCGCTCCGAGGCCGCCGGCGAGTTCGCCGACCAGGCCGTCGCGGTCGGCGCCCGGGCGGTGTGGTTCCAGCTCGGGGTCGTCGACGAGGGGGCGTTCGCGCGTACGACGGCCGCCGGCCTGCCGATGGTGATGGACACCTGCCCGGCCATCGAGTGGCGGGGCCGGGGCTGA
- the arfB gene encoding alternative ribosome rescue aminoacyl-tRNA hydrolase ArfB, whose translation MDVRVPPGPGLPSGLVITSGELVERFSRSPGPGGQSVNTTDSRVELEYDVSASTALTDTQRERLLARLPSPVIRVVATEHRSQHRNRVAARERLAEQVRAALAPPPPARRATKPTRGSKERRLDAKKQRGATKSLRGKVRDD comes from the coding sequence GTGGACGTCCGCGTCCCTCCCGGGCCCGGGCTGCCGTCGGGGCTGGTGATCACGAGCGGCGAGCTGGTCGAGCGGTTCAGCCGCTCCCCCGGCCCCGGCGGCCAGTCGGTCAACACGACGGACAGCCGGGTCGAGCTCGAGTACGACGTCTCGGCCTCGACCGCGCTCACCGACACCCAGCGCGAGCGCCTGCTCGCGCGGCTGCCGTCACCGGTCATCCGGGTCGTCGCGACCGAGCACCGCTCGCAGCACCGCAACCGGGTCGCCGCCCGCGAGCGCCTGGCCGAGCAGGTGCGGGCGGCGCTCGCGCCCCCGCCACCGGCGCGGCGCGCGACGAAGCCCACCCGCGGCTCCAAGGAGCGCCGGCTCGACGCCAAGAAGCAGCGCGGCGCGACCAAGTCCCTGCGCGGCAAGGTGCGCGACGACTAG
- a CDS encoding LysE family translocator encodes MSIAFLVTALVIVATPGTGALYTIATGLARGTRASVLAAFACTLGTLPHLLAAVTGLAAVLHASGVAFQTIKYLGVAYLLWMAWSTWRDTGALTVDTDGGPASRRQVIASGITLNLLNPKLTIFFFAFLPQFVPAGSSHQLVHMLLLSGVFMAMTFVVFAAYGAGAAALRDRVLTRPRLVRRIRQAFAASFVALSARLAVESR; translated from the coding sequence ATGAGCATCGCGTTCCTGGTGACGGCGCTGGTGATCGTCGCCACGCCCGGCACCGGAGCGCTCTACACGATCGCGACCGGGCTGGCCCGCGGGACCCGCGCGAGCGTGCTCGCGGCGTTCGCCTGCACGCTCGGCACCCTGCCGCACCTGCTCGCCGCCGTGACCGGGCTGGCCGCCGTGCTGCATGCGAGCGGCGTCGCCTTCCAGACGATCAAGTACCTCGGGGTCGCCTACCTCCTCTGGATGGCCTGGTCGACCTGGCGCGACACCGGCGCCCTCACCGTCGACACGGACGGCGGCCCGGCCTCACGGCGTCAGGTGATCGCCTCGGGGATCACCCTCAACCTGCTCAACCCCAAGCTGACGATCTTCTTCTTCGCCTTCCTGCCGCAGTTCGTCCCGGCGGGCAGCTCCCACCAGCTCGTCCACATGCTGCTGCTGAGCGGGGTCTTCATGGCGATGACGTTCGTCGTGTTCGCGGCGTACGGCGCGGGCGCGGCCGCGCTGCGGGACCGGGTGCTCACCCGGCCGCGGCTGGTGCGCCGCATCCGGCAGGCGTTCGCGGCGTCGTTCGTCGCCCTCAGCGCGCGTCTGGCGGTCGAGAGCCGCTAG
- a CDS encoding SAM-dependent methyltransferase, whose protein sequence is MREGEPSRTAFGAAAYRAVHQDLDGGAIFRDPLAWRILGADREATLADAEATGRARLRVFIAARHRFAEDSLATAVERGTRQVVVLGAGLDTFAYRNPYDGTRVFEVDFPATGAWKRERLAEAGIGVPGTVTYVGVDFETDDLMSRLVEAGLDATAPAFFLWLGVVPYLSEEAVAATLRAIASVPGGEVVFDYTTPTHRLEARAQSDRTDLVARVAEVGEPLSAGLEPETLHVLLAELGFDEVEDLDRPQIRQRFLGRPGGTETGGAHLLRARAGGILTP, encoded by the coding sequence GTGCGTGAGGGAGAGCCGAGCCGGACCGCCTTCGGGGCCGCCGCCTACCGGGCGGTGCACCAGGACCTCGACGGGGGAGCGATCTTCCGCGACCCGCTGGCCTGGCGGATCCTGGGAGCCGACCGGGAGGCGACGCTCGCCGACGCCGAGGCCACGGGCCGGGCGCGGCTGCGGGTCTTCATCGCCGCCCGGCACCGGTTCGCCGAGGACTCCCTGGCGACCGCCGTCGAGCGCGGCACCCGGCAGGTCGTGGTGCTCGGCGCCGGCCTGGACACCTTCGCCTACCGCAACCCGTACGACGGGACCCGGGTGTTCGAGGTCGACTTCCCGGCGACCGGTGCGTGGAAGCGCGAGCGGCTGGCCGAGGCCGGCATCGGCGTCCCCGGCACCGTGACGTACGTCGGCGTGGACTTCGAGACCGACGACCTGATGTCGCGCCTGGTGGAGGCCGGGCTCGACGCCACGGCTCCGGCGTTCTTCCTGTGGCTCGGGGTCGTGCCCTACCTCAGCGAGGAGGCGGTGGCCGCGACCCTCCGCGCCATCGCCTCGGTGCCGGGGGGCGAGGTGGTCTTCGACTACACCACCCCGACGCACCGGCTCGAGGCGCGGGCGCAGAGCGACCGGACGGACCTGGTTGCGCGGGTCGCCGAGGTCGGTGAGCCGTTGTCGGCGGGACTCGAGCCGGAGACGCTGCACGTGCTGTTGGCCGAGCTCGGGTTCGACGAGGTCGAGGACCTGGACCGGCCCCAGATCCGCCAGCGGTTCCTGGGCCGTCCGGGCGGCACCGAGACCGGCGGCGCCCACCTGCTCCGGGCCCGCGCCGGCGGTATCCTCACGCCATGA
- a CDS encoding glutamine amidotransferase-related protein yields the protein MAERVALLGEDRGHRSHQELNALRPQLGIETVWVPSDSSFDIGGYDGVWLVPGSPYADDDAVLRALTIVRERGIPFLGSCGGLQYAVLEFVRSVLGGPATHAESDGAGDDNVVAALACSLYGEERLVTPVPGTRFDGWVDGPFTGMHFCNFAPTAEAVARLEDAGVVVGATADDAGAEVLEFPDHPFYVASMFQPHIGALAGAPVHPLVRAFVGAVRERSARA from the coding sequence GTGGCTGAGCGGGTCGCCCTGCTGGGCGAGGACCGTGGGCACCGCAGCCATCAGGAGCTCAATGCGCTGCGCCCGCAGCTCGGCATCGAGACCGTCTGGGTGCCGAGCGACTCGTCGTTCGACATCGGCGGGTACGACGGGGTGTGGCTCGTCCCGGGCTCGCCGTACGCCGACGACGACGCGGTGCTGCGTGCCCTCACGATCGTGCGCGAGCGCGGGATCCCGTTCCTCGGGTCCTGCGGCGGCCTGCAGTACGCCGTGCTGGAGTTCGTGCGCTCCGTGCTGGGTGGGCCGGCGACGCACGCCGAGTCCGACGGCGCGGGCGACGACAACGTCGTCGCCGCCCTCGCCTGCAGCCTGTACGGCGAGGAGCGGCTGGTGACGCCGGTGCCGGGCACCCGCTTCGACGGCTGGGTCGACGGACCGTTCACCGGGATGCACTTCTGCAACTTCGCCCCGACCGCCGAGGCCGTGGCGCGGCTGGAGGACGCCGGCGTCGTCGTCGGTGCGACCGCGGACGACGCCGGTGCGGAGGTCCTGGAGTTCCCGGACCACCCGTTCTACGTCGCGAGCATGTTCCAGCCGCACATCGGCGCCCTGGCGGGAGCTCCGGTGCATCCGCTGGTGCGCGCGTTCGTCGGCGCCGTACGCGAGAGGAGCGCCCGTGCGTGA